The genomic stretch ACGCAGATATAAGGCCAAACGGTCCAAAACCTGAAACATGGCAAAGAAGCGATTATATTTAATACATTGGCCTGTTTCATCCAGTAATCGTAACGAAAAGCACAGTACATCAAAGACACaagtagtaaaatcacaaagaGAGTAGAGAGTAaacaaatcaaatttaatgtataatttaaaaagataCTGCATATAAATTCCTATGTGCAAAAGTGAGACCTTGGCTAGTTTGTCATCCCTCTCTACAGTCGTCTCAGCAGGGTTTCCTTCCTTGGTGCTCTCCTCAGGATCCATTCCACTCCCAGAGCCGAGGAGTTCCTCTTCCTCTGCACTCACCTCCTCTATCAGGTAATCAGTAATATTCTTCAAGATGGGGTTCTGAGCTGGCAGCTTTGAAAATCACAAACCACACGCAAATGAGTAACTCACTAATggtaagacagaaaacagtgtgCTAAACTGTGCGCACAAAGCAAATGCGTATGAATCACTACTGTACCTCAGTGTTCTGCCCCTCTTCCTGAGACTTGATGGTCCACAGGTCCCCTTTTTCATCCAAAGCATGAATGAGCTTGGCAGCCAGCTTGATGTCATTGCGGAGGACTTGCTTGTGCTGAGTGATGCCATTTACATTACGCACTCTCCGAGCcaggtccctgttcactcctgGTGCCAGTTCACAGTCTCGCAGCTGTAAAAGGTGAAGAGTAAAAGAGACATTTAATGGCCTCAACTGCTATTTGGCAGATTCCAcaagtgataaaaaaaacaaaaggcatGTCTGGTGCTCTTCTCACTACAGCttacactgcagctctgattcaCTGACAAAATAATCTGTGTCATACTGTCATGTCACATTAAAAATGGTCCTCACTGAATGGACTACAGTTAGGCTCTGTTCAGCCAGTCTagtgataaataaatacagaccaGTAGGTTTGATCTGTGAAAGTGTGATCCACACAAATTCAGTATTGGGACACATATTTGaaccaaatatttttaaaaattatgcagGAAAagtataaaacaggaaaaaaaatctagcagCAACTGCATGGTCTGCAGTGTGTGCCCCTTGCTGTCTGGTCAATAATGTGGTCATGGTCAACAGAAAAAATAGATCCCAGCAACATTCTGATTTACACATATCGAAAACCACTATTTCaaagttacaaaaacacaacaaataactGCAGGTTATCTTGGGCTTCATCGCTTAAACACAAAACTCTTTTGCAACACTTGGCGATTCCACATTTCCCTCCAATGCGGcacagaaggacagaaagaaGAACAACAGTGTAAACAGTTAAGACGGGTGCACTTACTCGAATGTTCTGAAGGTTCCAGCAGACCTCTTTAATGTTGACACTTCGGTCGAATGTCACCCAGCAACGTCTGAAAAACCTGAAACATCACAAACTGATTTTAGAACTGCAAATTCTGGCCAAAGTGATAATCAGAATTATTTCTTTACTACTCACAGTGAAATAAGCAAGTGTAGCAACTTAGAAGAATGTGTTTTCTAAACCAACCTGCGCTCTGGATGCGGGTCAGACAAGCAAACACGTAGAAACCCCGGGTATCGTCGACAcagctgagagaaaaaaacagatgtgGAGATTGAgtttaaacaagacacaaactatTCAGTGATTTGACATCTATGGAGCCATCAACATCAACGTCCTGTCTTCAACTCACAGCAATAATCTCAGCCTTGGAAATGGTGGGAGCAATGCTCCTCATGAACAGAGAACAAGTCCTGTGGAGAGGCCGTGGTCTGGGGGAGTCATCTTTGggcttcttttcttccttcttttcctcctcagaGTTCTCCTTTGGTTTCTCCTCTAAaccattaaatgtgaaaaagcaGATTGGTAGGGACGATTGAAGATGttcattctgaaaataaaaatctgacaatacAACTTTGATTCCTCACCTtcaccctcctcttcttcctcgtcCTTGTCTTccacctcttcctctttcttcatAGGTTTGTCAGAGCAGTTGGAGTTGGAGTCTGAATCTGAGTCTGAGTCACTCTCGGAGGCGCTGGCTTCATCATCACTGTCTCCACTGCGCTTCCTCTTCCTTCTTGgctaaaaaattttaaaaagagaacaaTTAGCGCAATTAGTGTTAGTTTAGCGCTATtaaatttctgtcttttgttatCAAATACTTTAAATAACTGATGCAAAACTAACTTTCTTGGGTTCAGGTATTTCTTCTTTAGCAGGTTCCTTCTCTGCCTCTTCTTTCACATTTTCCCCTTCTGCTGTGGCCGCCCTCTCTGTGCTGGCAGAGTCGCCCTCCTCCTGTGGCAGAGTTCACCATCATCAACACAGCACCACAAAAACTCTGCTGGATGACCTGACTAATGGAGAACAACACCTaccttctcatttttgtctttctctacTGATGGCTTGCGGTCAACCCCCAGAGTTTTGAGGTCTTCTCTTTTGGGAGGTTCAGCGCCTCCTGAAGCAGATGCAGACTTCtccctttcttcctcctcttcagatGGCAGGTCCAGGATACGAAGATCATGATCCGTCCCTCCTTCCATTTTTATCACAGCTGAGGGCAAACAATAGGGTTTATGGTTCAGCCAACTAATGGCAGCATCTTCTCTTTAAGGAGTGTCCATTACTTATTTTGCACTGTTAGGATTTTAAAAACTTtgcaaaaatagaaacacattGTAGAAACAAGTAAGAGTACTGACTCCACATGTCAACAGTACTcttgaaattatttctcaggCCTCACCTGCATCTAGAACCTTGATGATTGCTGGGGTCTGTTCAATATCCAGGGACACATTGTCAAACCAGCCATTCTCCAACAGGAACATAAAGACATTCAGACGATTGTTCAGGGCACTCTGGGCCTCTGCCTTAAGTCGGCTGGCCTCGTCTGGGTGATACTTGGACCTGAACCTGTGTCCAGAGTTGGGGTCCAAAAAAAGTGGGGAGGGAATGATGGGGGTGGGGATGAACGGGTTGCAAAAGTTAGAGAACGAACACACATTATATACCAATGTCACATCTGTGAAGTCATAACATTGCATTGagaaatgtgtttgttgtgcaTATTATAATTTCTGTCTATTAAAcaagtttttttatatatatatatatatatatatatatatatatatatatatatatatatatatatatatatatatatatatatatatatatatatatatatctcaaatCCAGATTGGTGCGTTGTTTCTTGAGGAAAGTAAAGATGCCAAATacagtccaaaaaaaatgaagtatCTCTACATCTGACAAGATTGTAATTTGTCCTCTGTGTAGCCTAGTCCTTGTAGCTACCTTTCGGTGtatgcatgttttgactgtgaTTATGATGATTAATTATAATTCTTATTATGAGAAGGTTTGAGTTAAACTCACCAAAAAATAAGGGGAAAATATAACAAGAGAGATTACAAAATGAAGCATTCACATATTCAGAatgtcacattaaaaatgtttatcatTGAGTGGACTACAGTTACCTTTTGTTCTGCCAgtttaataacaaataaatacagagaGGGGGGTTTCTTCTGTGAAAATGCGATCCACTTCACCCCAGTGGTGTGTCTGTATACACACAAATTCGGTTTTGGGTATCGATTTGAtccaaatgtaaaaagaaaatcgtgtagaaaaagcataaaacaagaaaaaaaattctccacGTGTGGAAGACTACTAGGCTGTCTATCTAAAATCCCTGGTACTGTGTGTCTAAGAGCAACTGCATTGTGCGCAGTGCAAGCCCTTGCTGTCTAAGACCGATTCTTGCGGATGAGTTCCACTTTTTTTCATCTTGAAAAAACATCGGCGTCAACGGAGTAGTAGAAATGAAGGGAAGAAAAATGGGTTATGTCAAAACACAACAATTTTGCATGACACCTGTGAAATAAGTGTAATAAGCATTAACAGACAGCAAACAACTGTGAATCTTGAGTCATGCCAAATAAGAAAATCAATCCAGAGAACGAAGATGACTTTTTGGTCAAAGCTACATGTAACTGAGCAAAGAATTTAACTTCAGTATTTCAGTTACATGATTGTGAACGGAATTTAGACACTTAACTGCAAAACATAATGGAGCAGTTAACTATAAATAAATTTCATGTCTGAGAGAGTCAAGCTTTTAGTTGCATTATTACCAAAGGAACACTCTGTCGAAAGTCCCACAACACTtataatgaaacaaaataatgacaagtGGGATAATAGTGACTCTAGGttgattttcttattttatgacCAACAACAAACGTAACAGAATTAAGTAATAACAAAGTAATTGTGTGCCTGGTCCTACTACATGAGCAAAACTGACCCAATGCCCTTCGGTTATTTGATTTTATCAGAGTTTATCAGAAAGTCTTAAGTGATGGTGCTGTATTCTCAAGTTTCTTGCTTTGATGCACATATTTGAATCAATTActtatgtaaaaatatgtaaacattATGCTACAATTTATGCATGATATCCAAAGGAGAGCCCATCATATAGGACCAGGCCCGACCTGTAAGattcttatttaaaaaacagttaCATCTAAAATTAATAATGATTCAATGACAATAATTGTCAGTGTTTGGTGATGACAATCAAGGACTAAATGTCTATAGTACGTCTATGCAAAAAATGATTGCAATACAACCACGTGAAAAGCTGTCACGATTAGATCTTATGTAATATGGACAACTGAGATCGTACCACTCTTCATCTTTATGAGCCAAAAAGAAGTCCTGCATCTGTTGTCGGCGGAAGTCAATCTTGTACTCATTATAACGTTTGACTGCTTCGGTCTCATCCACAGAATCATCTAGGGACAGCAGAAATTCCTTAAAGCTCTTCATTATTGGAGGGGGAGGGCCCAAGTCCATGTCATGGATGTTACCAAGCCTAATggaagagagacaaaaaaaacatatctaaTTGTATTAGAACTACAAAATAAATCGCTGAAGATGTTAAGACTTAAATTCACTGAATGTTGATTACATCTCTTACCTAGCCTGAATGGGGATGCCCTGATGAGGCTGCATGAGGTGCAGGTCAGGATGGCCCCAGTGCTGTGGGGGGCCATAGCTGggtcctcctccaccaccataCCCCAAGTCGTATCCCCCACGGTAGGGGTCTCCCCCATGATCATCCCTGTGAGGGACAGATAAGACGTTAGGTGGAAAGAAGACACCAGTTGTAAAGATTGTACAACAGTGCTGCCGCTAATCTCACCAGTCTCTTCTCATGCGTTTCTGCTGGGGACTCATGTCGTGTCGGGGCGGGGTAAATCTCTCTCTCCGACCTCTGTCATAATCCCGGTACTCTCCACGGCTACGTCGTTCCCTGCCTCTGTCCCACTCCCTGGCCATTTCagagaaacaagagaaaacatgaaacaggGAAGAAATTTCTAATATCAGCAACAGGCCGATACAACCCCGCTGCTCCAAGGAACATTACAGAAGGTCATTCCTCTCCACAGCAATAAGACTCTTTAATATGTCTGCGTCAAGCAGTTCACAAAAAGACTTTATCACTCTGCCTGCTGACTGAACCACTGTACATACTGGACACTTTAAATTCTAAATgttattcattaaatctgtaaaTGATCTGCAGCTATTTATATCattgcacattaaaacacatccTCATTTGCATGTTatgttcatttgcacatttctataTCACTCTGtatattcttgtatatattgttaattttttcttttctattttattttaatctattttagtttattttatgttaccATCACTTTATACCTGACCTAATGTTCTGtgtcttgttgttgttaaaTACCCCgctgctgtaaaaacagaatttccccctggggattaataaagtcagtctaagtCAATATCAGTTTCAATCATTGGTGGTGCACCAGAAGGTAGGCCTTAACAATTAATCAGTTTCAgaattaaatttgaaaatacACAAGTGGTAAATTGCAAAGCCTTTAAAATAGCATATGAGGTGTGgctatataaaaaattaaattaatgcaACAATAAAATTTAACTATATTTGAGGAAGTTAAACCTTCGGTGGTTGTTCATGCCTGTCTATTCATCAATGTATAGGCCTGCTCCGTGATTCAGACATGTTTGATGCGGTTCTACTGACACAAGCCCAGTATCATTATCCAACAGCCACTTCATACAATTTTGCAGTACATCTCAAAGTTATGCCAACCTGCTTGTGTTAGTCACGCTTTTGAAGGTGTCTCTCATGGTAATGCTTCATCCCTTGTTTCAAATAGTGAATATTAAACTTAGGTTTGACTTTAATAAAGAACATTGCAAATCATAATCACACCATATGTCAGAAAAGTGGCatttaaccaaaaaaagacattgtCCAGAACTGCCTACCACACAGCCACAACTCAGCTGTATCTTAGATATGACTGAAGGCTGTCTGAGGtttttcatcatgtcttctCACCGGTCGTTCCAGTCGTCTCTGcgtctgtcctctctctctcttgagCGGTCATAGTCGCTTCTCTCCCGTCTGAATTTGTCCCTCCTCCTGCGGTCATACTCGTCATCACTGTCTCCCATCTCCGTGAACAGAGAAAGCAAACTTAGGTTAAACTGAGAGCTCAGTCATTGTAAGGAAGCCTAAACGTACTGATATTATTGGCACAGTGCTGTTACATGGAGTGTGCTAGCAAGAAGACGGCGATTTCCCATACAGAAACCtgtgatgaaaacacacaaatatcaaATATACGTATTTGTACTCCATGATTCAAATGGTTTTAGAAGAAGGCACTCATACACACAGACTCGCAgtagtaaaacagtaaaacatactGTGTTTAAGTCCGCTGGTGGCCTGCAAAACACAGCTTGTGTAAACTGCTGTCGGTTGCGTCTTTGTCTTGCACAACACTCCCTGATAGCATAATACTTGTatctcaaaatgaccaaagaataTGACATTTTAAACGGGTAACATATATGTAGATAAATGTTTGGCTCTCCTACTCGAAACAAAGTTTCTACATTACTGTTTAGGTGCAGGACAGCGAATTTTATCCAGGCTGCTACCTTAGCTAACACGCTAGCTGGGGAAGCTAGCTGAAAATTTACCTTCCAGTTGGTCTTAAGCTACAGAGCAGTCATTTTCCAAATAACAAGCTTAATTATAAGTTTAACCTCAGTTGACATATGtgatacaacacaaacaaaacaatctaCTACCTGATTTATTTCCTGCTTGAACAATACTAGCGTGCGTCGCCCTCGCTGTCACCTCTTCTTCTTGGTGTGGTTCTGCAGTCAGCAAACAACTAAATGTGGATTTACCGCCACCTGCTGGTACGGAGGTCAGTCAGCATTTACACTACAGACcgtatataaaatatata from Amphiprion ocellaris isolate individual 3 ecotype Okinawa chromosome 14, ASM2253959v1, whole genome shotgun sequence encodes the following:
- the srrt gene encoding serrate RNA effector molecule homolog isoform X2 — translated: MGDSDDEYDRRRRDKFRRERSDYDRSREREDRRRDDWNDREWDRGRERRSRGEYRDYDRGRRERFTPPRHDMSPQQKRMRRDWDDHGGDPYRGGYDLGYGGGGGPSYGPPQHWGHPDLHLMQPHQGIPIQARLGNIHDMDLGPPPPIMKSFKEFLLSLDDSVDETEAVKRYNEYKIDFRRQQMQDFFLAHKDEEWFRSKYHPDEASRLKAEAQSALNNRLNVFMFLLENGWFDNVSLDIEQTPAIIKVLDAAVIKMEGGTDHDLRILDLPSEEEEEREKSASASGGAEPPKREDLKTLGVDRKPSVEKDKNEKEEGDSASTERAATAEGENVKEEAEKEPAKEEIPEPKKPRRKRKRSGDSDDEASASESDSDSDSDSNSNCSDKPMKKEEEVEDKDEEEEEGEEEKPKENSEEEKKEEKKPKDDSPRPRPLHRTCSLFMRSIAPTISKAEIIALCRRYPGFLRVCLSDPHPERRFFRRCWVTFDRSVNIKEVCWNLQNIRLRDCELAPGVNRDLARRVRNVNGITQHKQVLRNDIKLAAKLIHALDEKGDLWTIKSQEEGQNTELPAQNPILKNITDYLIEEVSAEEEELLGSGSGMDPEESTKEGNPAETTVERDDKLAKVLDRLALYLRIVHSIDYYNTCEYPSEDEMPNRCGMIHVRGPIPPNRITHGEVQQWQKMMEEKLIPLFSLKEILSEEEAAKMGRKDPEEEVEKFVSANTQELGKDKWLCPLSGKKFKGPEFVRKHILNKHGDKIEEVKKEVAFFNNFLMDAKRPSLPEIKLPPLPGPGQGLLSPSMPFPPQGPQGPMGFGQPRPPLMGYGGGPPYPPNQYGGGRGNYDNFRGQGGYLGKPRNIRMSRGDPRNIIEYRDLDAPDDMDFF
- the srrt gene encoding serrate RNA effector molecule homolog isoform X4, which produces MGDSDDEYDRRRRDKFRRERSDYDRSREREDRRRDDWNDREWDRGRERRSRGEYRDYDRGRRERFTPPRHDMSPQQKRMRRDWDDHGGDPYRGGYDLGYGGGGGPSYGPPQHWGHPDLHLMQPHQGIPIQARLGNIHDMDLGPPPPIMKSFKEFLLSLDDSVDETEAVKRYNEYKIDFRRQQMQDFFLAHKDEEWFRSKYHPDEASRLKAEAQSALNNRLNVFMFLLENGWFDNVSLDIEQTPAIIKVLDAAVIKMEGGTDHDLRILDLPSEEEEEREKSASASGGAEPPKREDLKTLGVDRKPSVEKDKNEKEEGDSASTERAATAEGENVKEEAEKEPAKEEIPEPKKPRRKRKRSGDSDDEASASESDSDSDSDSNSNCSDKPMKKEEEVEDKDEEEEEGEEEKPKENSEEEKKEEKKPKDDSPRPRPLHRTCSLFMRSIAPTISKAEIIALCRRYPGFLRVCLSDPHPERRFFRRCWVTFDRSVNIKEVCWNLQNIRLRDCELAPGVNRDLARRVRNVNGITQHKQVLRNDIKLAAKLIHALDEKGDLWTIKSQEEGQNTELPAQNPILKNITDYLIEEVSAEEEELLGSGSGMDPEESTKEGNPAETTVERDDKLAKVLDRLALYLRIVHSIDYYNTCEYPSEDEMPNRCGMIHVRGPIPPNRITHGEVQQWQKMMEEKLIPLFSLKEILSEEEAAKMGRKDPEEEVEKFVSANTQELGKDKWLCPLSGKKFKGPEFVRKHILNKHGDKIEEVKKEVAFFNNFLMDAKRPSLPEIKLPPLPGPGQGLLSPSMPFPPQGPQGPMGFGQPRPPLMGYGGGPPYPPNQYGGGRGNYDNFRGQGGYLGKPRNIR
- the srrt gene encoding serrate RNA effector molecule homolog isoform X1, translating into MGDSDDEYDRRRRDKFRRERSDYDRSREREDRRRDDWNDREWDRGRERRSRGEYRDYDRGRRERFTPPRHDMSPQQKRMRRDWDDHGGDPYRGGYDLGYGGGGGPSYGPPQHWGHPDLHLMQPHQGIPIQARLGNIHDMDLGPPPPIMKSFKEFLLSLDDSVDETEAVKRYNEYKIDFRRQQMQDFFLAHKDEEWFRSKYHPDEASRLKAEAQSALNNRLNVFMFLLENGWFDNVSLDIEQTPAIIKVLDAAVIKMEGGTDHDLRILDLPSEEEEEREKSASASGGAEPPKREDLKTLGVDRKPSVEKDKNEKEEGDSASTERAATAEGENVKEEAEKEPAKEEIPEPKKPRRKRKRSGDSDDEASASESDSDSDSDSNSNCSDKPMKKEEEVEDKDEEEEEGEEEKPKENSEEEKKEEKKPKDDSPRPRPLHRTCSLFMRSIAPTISKAEIIALCRRYPGFLRVCLSDPHPERRFFRRCWVTFDRSVNIKEVCWNLQNIRLRDCELAPGVNRDLARRVRNVNGITQHKQVLRNDIKLAAKLIHALDEKGDLWTIKSQEEGQNTELPAQNPILKNITDYLIEEVSAEEEELLGSGSGMDPEESTKEGNPAETTVERDDKLAKVLDRLALYLRIVHSIDYYNTCEYPSEDEMPNRCGMIHVRGPIPPNRITHGEVQQWQKMMEEKLIPLFSLKEILSEEEAAKMGRKDPEEEVEKFVSANTQELGKDKWLCPLSGKKFKGPEFVRKHILNKHGDKIEEVKKEVAFFNNFLMDAKRPSLPEIKLPPLPGPGQGLLSPSMPFPPQGPQGPMGFGQPRPPLMGYGAGGPPYPPNQYGGGRGNYDNFRGQGGYLGKPRNIRMSRGDPRNIIEYRDLDAPDDMDFF
- the srrt gene encoding serrate RNA effector molecule homolog isoform X3 produces the protein MGDSDDEYDRRRRDKFRRERSDYDRSREREDRRRDDWNDREWDRGRERRSRGEYRDYDRGRRERFTPPRHDMSPQQKRMRRDWDDHGGDPYRGGYDLGYGGGGGPSYGPPQHWGHPDLHLMQPHQGIPIQARLGNIHDMDLGPPPPIMKSFKEFLLSLDDSVDETEAVKRYNEYKIDFRRQQMQDFFLAHKDEEWFRSKYHPDEASRLKAEAQSALNNRLNVFMFLLENGWFDNVSLDIEQTPAIIKVLDAAVIKMEGGTDHDLRILDLPSEEEEEREKSASASGGAEPPKREDLKTLGVDRKPSVEKDKNEKEEGDSASTERAATAEGENVKEEAEKEPAKEEIPEPKKPRRKRKRSGDSDDEASASESDSDSDSDSNSNCSDKPMKKEEEVEDKDEEEEEGEEEKPKENSEEEKKEEKKPKDDSPRPRPLHRTCSLFMRSIAPTISKAEIIALCRRYPGFLRVCLSDPHPERRFFRRCWVTFDRSVNIKEVCWNLQNIRLRDCELAPGVNRDLARRVRNVNGITQHKQVLRNDIKLAAKLIHALDEKGDLWTIKSQEEGQNTELPAQNPILKNITDYLIEEVSAEEEELLGSGSGMDPEESTKEGNPAETTVERDDKLAKVLDRLALYLRIVHSIDYYNTCEYPSEDEMPNRCGMIHVRGPIPPNRITHGEVQQWQKMMEEKLIPLFSLKEILSEEEAAKMGRKDPEEEVEKFVSANTQELGKDKWLCPLSGKKFKGPEFVRKHILNKHGDKIEEVKKEVAFFNNFLMDAKRPSLPEIKLPPLPGPGQGLLSPSMPFPPQGPQGPMGFGQPRPPLMGYGAGGPPYPPNQYGGGRGNYDNFRGQGGYLGKPRNIR